In a single window of the Campylobacter iguaniorum genome:
- the folK gene encoding 2-amino-4-hydroxy-6-hydroxymethyldihydropteridine diphosphokinase, whose amino-acid sequence MQTLRLFEAKSIIKSKLFPSSRKSVNAYKYQALIGLGGNIGDTKKRFEMFLYKIKQDKRFFIKESSIILKNSAFGFKEQDDFLNAALLLETSLYAGEILKLMQHFEQIFKRKRSFKNAPRTLDLDILYFSKKTRNSPRLKLPHPGASSRLSVIIPIGSMKGI is encoded by the coding sequence ATGCAAACTTTAAGGCTATTTGAAGCAAAAAGCATCATAAAATCAAAGCTTTTTCCATCATCACGCAAAAGCGTAAACGCGTATAAATACCAAGCCCTCATCGGACTTGGTGGCAACATCGGCGATACGAAAAAACGCTTTGAGATGTTTTTATATAAAATCAAGCAAGATAAGAGATTTTTTATAAAAGAATCATCAATTATACTGAAAAATAGTGCGTTTGGATTTAAGGAGCAAGATGATTTTTTAAATGCTGCCTTGCTGCTAGAAACCTCACTTTATGCCGGAGAGATTTTGAAGCTTATGCAACATTTCGAGCAAATTTTTAAACGCAAAAGAAGCTTTAAAAATGCTCCAAGAACGCTTGATTTGGATATTTTATATTTTAGTAAAAAAACAAGAAATTCACCTAGACTAAAGCTTCCCCATCCTGGAGCTAGCAGCAGACTAAGTGTTATCATCCCAATTGGATCGATGAAAGGAATATAA
- the flhF gene encoding flagellar biosynthesis protein FlhF, with product MATVLKTFTGESAIEALKRAKEECGESAMLVTTKQIQPKTLNKKPVYEILVSVEVDEKPAPSKESIDNIKQQISAYTKGSYTKSAAQALPQADESVLLNISKAAKEISKVANVTQAQIDNVTNGEEYNKKIDDVAKQVNKLNDKISLIADMIWDDRSELRDDITIPPEFSTIYKLAKQSGMKNEHLKSIMQTTIQNMPASMKANGTAVRRYFYSLLRNMLPCRNENLDTKKQRIMMFVGPTGVGKTTTLSKLAYKFAHSGDVRYKTGIITLDTYRLGAVEQLFQYAKIMSIPILDAIELEDFKSALKSLSNCDLILVDTMGSSQYDKEKLTKLDKFLKGCGAKIDVNLVLSAGSKVEDLLEIYDNFSFLDIDTLIITKFDETKIFGNVFSLVYETSTPVSFFSIGQNVPDDIVEARSEFLVECVLEGFSKGDDDGSSR from the coding sequence ATGGCTACAGTGCTGAAAACCTTTACTGGTGAGAGCGCCATAGAAGCGCTTAAAAGAGCAAAAGAAGAGTGTGGCGAAAGCGCTATGCTAGTCACAACAAAGCAAATTCAACCAAAAACGCTCAATAAAAAACCAGTTTATGAAATCCTTGTAAGCGTAGAAGTAGATGAAAAGCCAGCTCCTAGCAAAGAGAGCATAGATAACATAAAACAGCAAATTTCAGCCTACACAAAAGGTAGCTACACAAAGTCAGCCGCCCAAGCCCTACCACAAGCCGATGAGAGCGTACTTCTAAACATTTCAAAAGCAGCTAAAGAGATAAGCAAGGTAGCAAACGTCACCCAAGCTCAAATAGATAATGTAACAAACGGCGAAGAATACAATAAAAAAATCGATGATGTAGCCAAACAAGTAAATAAGCTAAATGACAAAATTTCGCTCATCGCTGATATGATTTGGGATGATAGAAGTGAGCTTAGAGATGATATAACCATACCTCCTGAGTTTTCTACCATATACAAGCTTGCTAAACAAAGCGGTATGAAAAACGAGCATTTAAAATCAATAATGCAAACAACAATCCAAAATATGCCAGCTTCTATGAAGGCAAATGGAACTGCTGTAAGAAGGTATTTTTACTCACTTTTAAGAAATATGCTTCCTTGCAGAAATGAGAATTTAGATACCAAAAAACAACGCATAATGATGTTTGTCGGCCCAACTGGAGTTGGTAAAACAACAACGCTTTCAAAACTAGCTTATAAATTTGCCCACAGTGGCGATGTGAGATACAAAACAGGTATAATCACTCTTGACACTTATAGATTAGGAGCAGTCGAGCAGCTCTTCCAATACGCCAAAATAATGAGTATACCGATACTTGATGCCATTGAACTTGAAGATTTCAAATCAGCCCTAAAAAGTCTTAGCAATTGCGATTTAATCTTGGTCGATACCATGGGAAGTAGCCAATACGACAAAGAAAAGCTAACAAAACTAGATAAATTTCTAAAAGGCTGTGGAGCCAAAATAGATGTAAATTTAGTCCTTTCAGCTGGATCAAAGGTAGAAGATTTGCTTGAAATTTACGATAATTTTTCGTTTTTAGACATTGACACTCTTATTATCACCAAATTTGATGAAACAAAAATCTTTGGCAATGTCTTTTCATTAGTTTATGAAACGAGCACGCCAGTGAGCTTTTTTTCTATAGGGCAAAACGTCCCAGATGACATAGTGGAGGCTAGAAGCGAGTTTTTAGTCGAGTGCGTTTTAGAAGGGTTTAGCAAAGGAGATGATGATGGATCAAGCAGATAA
- a CDS encoding P-loop NTPase: protein MMDQADKLRELMSSNKPAKSTHFIAITSGKGGVGKSTISANLANVLAKNGYKVGLFDADIGLANLDVILNVKLKKNLLNVLKGECELKDILIKVKENLILIPGDSGDEIFKFNDQFILERFISEASVLDDLDFIIIDTGAGIGSNTQVFLQACDEIIVVTVPDPAAITDAYATIKVTSKMKKNIYMMLNMVKNETEAVRIFENIKKVAKANIPHELDLELLGYIELDKMVSKSIKQRTLFSDDAPHISPSIELKKAASKLLYKLERKVLDDTQDRSFSGFFKRLVEQF, encoded by the coding sequence ATGATGGATCAAGCAGATAAATTAAGAGAGCTAATGAGCTCAAACAAACCAGCAAAATCCACTCATTTCATAGCCATAACAAGCGGCAAAGGCGGAGTTGGCAAATCAACAATTAGTGCAAATTTAGCCAATGTCTTAGCCAAAAATGGGTATAAAGTAGGTCTTTTTGACGCTGATATTGGGCTTGCAAATTTAGACGTCATACTAAATGTCAAACTCAAAAAAAATCTTTTAAATGTGCTAAAAGGCGAGTGTGAGCTTAAAGATATACTAATAAAAGTCAAAGAAAATTTGATCCTCATACCCGGAGATAGTGGCGATGAGATATTTAAATTTAACGACCAATTCATACTAGAAAGATTTATAAGCGAAGCTAGCGTGCTTGATGATCTAGACTTCATCATCATCGATACTGGTGCTGGAATTGGCTCAAATACCCAAGTATTTTTGCAAGCTTGCGATGAGATTATCGTAGTCACAGTCCCCGATCCTGCAGCTATAACTGACGCTTATGCCACCATAAAAGTCACATCAAAAATGAAAAAAAATATATACATGATGCTAAATATGGTAAAAAACGAAACCGAAGCCGTGCGTATCTTTGAAAATATCAAAAAAGTAGCCAAAGCAAATATACCCCATGAGCTTGATCTTGAGCTTCTTGGATATATCGAGCTAGATAAGATGGTCTCAAAAAGCATAAAACAAAGAACTCTTTTTAGCGATGACGCACCACATATCAGCCCAAGCATAGAGCTAAAAAAAGCAGCCAGCAAATTGCTTTATAAATTGGAACGAAAAGTGCTTGACGATACGCAAGATAGAAGTTTTAGTGGCTTTTTTAAACGTCTTGTGGAACAATTTTAA
- a CDS encoding RNA polymerase sigma factor FliA codes for MNELKQKQLDAYQMTLKKERDDLVLSYMPALKAMAFRLKTRLPAFIDANDLISIGATQMVKLSKTYDKEQNDNFWGYVKQRVYGSMLDYLRGLDTLSRGDRKLVKEIDAAINDYFNKFECEPDDAYLANLLSIEESKIRETRNLSDVCVALPLDEQFEILSDTNVENKIEKDELIEKISEVLKDFNEREQMIIQLYYYEELSLKEISDILEITESRISQIHKRLITKIRERLGF; via the coding sequence ATGAACGAGTTAAAGCAAAAGCAGCTTGATGCCTACCAAATGACTCTCAAAAAAGAAAGAGATGATTTAGTACTATCATATATGCCAGCGCTCAAAGCAATGGCTTTTAGGCTCAAAACTAGACTTCCAGCATTTATAGATGCAAATGATCTCATAAGTATCGGCGCAACCCAAATGGTAAAACTATCCAAAACCTACGATAAAGAGCAAAATGACAACTTTTGGGGCTATGTCAAACAAAGAGTTTATGGCTCTATGCTAGATTATTTAAGAGGGCTTGATACTCTTAGCAGGGGCGATAGAAAGCTAGTAAAAGAGATAGACGCGGCAATAAATGATTATTTTAATAAATTTGAATGCGAACCAGATGATGCCTACCTTGCAAATTTACTTAGCATAGAAGAGAGCAAAATCAGAGAAACAAGAAATCTAAGCGATGTTTGCGTAGCACTTCCTTTAGATGAGCAGTTTGAGATACTTAGCGATACAAATGTAGAAAACAAGATAGAAAAAGACGAGCTTATAGAAAAAATTTCAGAAGTTTTAAAAGACTTCAACGAACGCGAACAGATGATAATACAACTGTATTATTACGAAGAATTAAGTTTAAAAGAGATAAGTGATATTTTAGAAATCACAGAGTCTAGGATTAGTCAAATTCACAAAAGACTCATAACTAAAATTAGAGAAAGGCTAGGATTTTAA
- the fliM gene encoding flagellar motor switch protein FliM, whose translation MADILSQEEIDALLQVVDEDGDTAAVSNDTPIEEQKQVIIYDFKRPNRVSKEQLRAVKGIHDKLSRNLASQISSIMRSIVEIRLHSVDQMTYGEFLMSLPSPTSFNVFSIKPLDGNCVLEINPSIAFPMIDRLLGGNGDGFESNRELTDIEINLLDAILRIMMQRLKESWSSITDMYPNVEAKESSPNVVQIVSQNEIVIMVVMEIIIGNSSGMINLCYPVIYLEPILSRLANRDIMLGETSAKKSRNKELKTLIGRAEVLYEAILGKSVISVSEFLNLKEGDILKLDRSADDKAIVCIDKKDVFLAEIGLHRFRKSIRIDELIKTDKDEIKTILEQYEEDRKAKIMAYQEEENKEPEEDDDDE comes from the coding sequence ATGGCTGATATTTTAAGTCAAGAAGAGATTGATGCCTTATTGCAAGTCGTAGATGAGGATGGCGATACCGCAGCCGTATCAAACGATACACCCATAGAAGAGCAAAAACAAGTCATCATATATGACTTCAAGCGTCCAAACCGCGTCAGCAAAGAACAACTTCGTGCAGTAAAAGGCATACACGATAAGCTCTCACGCAACCTAGCTAGTCAAATTTCAAGCATTATGAGAAGCATCGTTGAGATCCGCTTGCACTCAGTAGATCAGATGACTTATGGTGAGTTTTTGATGAGTTTGCCAAGCCCTACTAGCTTTAACGTCTTTTCTATCAAGCCACTTGATGGAAACTGTGTTTTGGAGATAAATCCAAGCATCGCCTTTCCTATGATAGATAGGCTTCTTGGCGGCAATGGCGATGGATTTGAGAGCAACAGAGAGCTAACAGACATCGAGATAAATTTGCTTGATGCAATTTTGCGTATAATGATGCAACGTCTAAAAGAGTCATGGTCAAGCATCACAGATATGTATCCAAACGTAGAAGCCAAAGAAAGTAGCCCAAACGTCGTCCAAATCGTAAGCCAAAACGAAATCGTCATCATGGTCGTTATGGAGATCATTATCGGTAATTCAAGCGGAATGATAAATTTATGCTATCCTGTTATCTATCTTGAGCCGATCCTAAGCCGCCTTGCCAACCGCGATATAATGCTTGGCGAAACAAGTGCAAAAAAAAGCCGAAATAAAGAGTTAAAGACGCTAATCGGACGTGCAGAAGTGCTATATGAAGCGATTTTAGGCAAAAGCGTGATTAGCGTAAGCGAGTTTTTAAATTTAAAAGAAGGCGATATACTAAAGCTAGATAGAAGTGCTGATGATAAAGCTATTGTCTGCATAGATAAAAAAGACGTTTTCTTAGCCGAAATCGGTCTTCATAGATTTAGAAAATCTATCAGAATAGATGAGCTTATCAAAACAGATAAAGATGAAATAAAAACCATACTAGAGCAATACGAAGAAGACAGAAAAGCCAAAATAATGGCTTATCAAGAAGAAGAAAATAAAGAACCTGAGGAAGATGACGATGATGAATAA
- the fliY gene encoding flagellar motor switch protein FliY, with protein sequence MMNKFLDIFTNECKATIEGLTGHTPSFGSVAEYDAPTQDGIRSPIVMANIAVSGDLNAKLVLLATPLLISAINDWMLGEEEITGNEDIGDDELDASKEIFSNIFSAISSNINAQKDMPKLSFEIQKVSFLDDTQPIELSSYEKLFLYQVGIDEISEQLGLAVDFACSKFFNKSEEVAPKKEEAPSKKIEISEEIRNIGLIMDVRLPIRVRIGSKKMLLKDVLSMDIGSVIELNQLANDPLEVLIGDKPVALGEVVIIDGNFGVQITEIGTKKERLEQLK encoded by the coding sequence ATGATGAATAAATTTTTAGACATTTTTACAAATGAATGTAAAGCAACCATTGAAGGTTTGACTGGTCATACCCCAAGTTTTGGTAGTGTTGCTGAGTATGATGCCCCTACTCAAGATGGCATTCGCTCGCCTATAGTCATGGCAAATATCGCAGTAAGTGGCGATCTAAATGCTAAACTAGTCTTGCTCGCTACACCACTTCTAATAAGTGCTATAAATGACTGGATGCTTGGTGAAGAAGAAATAACTGGCAATGAAGATATAGGCGATGATGAACTTGACGCTAGCAAAGAGATATTTTCTAATATATTTAGCGCTATTTCATCAAATATCAATGCTCAAAAAGACATGCCAAAACTTAGTTTTGAAATACAAAAAGTTAGCTTTTTAGACGATACTCAGCCAATAGAGTTAAGCTCTTATGAAAAGTTATTTTTATATCAAGTTGGTATCGATGAGATTTCGGAGCAACTTGGTTTAGCGGTTGATTTTGCTTGTTCTAAATTTTTTAACAAATCAGAAGAGGTAGCGCCCAAAAAAGAAGAAGCACCGAGCAAAAAAATAGAGATAAGCGAAGAGATAAGAAATATCGGACTCATCATGGATGTAAGGCTTCCTATAAGGGTTCGCATAGGCTCAAAAAAAATGCTTTTAAAAGATGTTTTGTCTATGGATATCGGCTCAGTTATCGAGCTAAATCAGTTAGCAAATGACCCGCTTGAAGTCTTAATCGGAGATAAGCCAGTAGCTCTTGGGGAAGTGGTGATAATAGATGGAAACTTTGGCGTCCAAATCACAGAAATAGGAACCAAAAAAGAGAGACTAGAGCAGTTGAAATAA
- a CDS encoding tRNA 2-thiocytidine biosynthesis TtcA family protein — translation MIDLSKKLIRQVGQTNAKYKMFEKGDRILLGLSGGKDSLALAHILKHFQNVTPEKFEFEAVTLSYGMGEDYAYLTKHCEEHGIKHSVIDSSIFEISKDKIRKNSSFCSFFSRMRRGYLYTYALEHGFNKLAIAHHLDDAAESFFMNFTYNGALRTLAPKYKAKNGLILIRPLINVRERQLRDNATRNELFVIGDEACPAMRFDVKMPHARHETKELLANLESQNPKLFTSLQAAFENIHKDTFFDLDDLNLED, via the coding sequence ATGATAGATCTAAGCAAAAAACTTATCCGTCAAGTTGGTCAAACAAACGCCAAATATAAGATGTTTGAAAAGGGCGACAGGATACTTCTTGGGCTAAGTGGTGGCAAAGATAGCCTAGCACTTGCTCATATTTTGAAGCATTTTCAAAACGTAACTCCAGAGAAATTTGAGTTTGAAGCTGTTACGCTGAGCTATGGCATGGGTGAGGATTACGCTTATCTTACGAAGCATTGCGAAGAGCATGGGATCAAGCATAGCGTGATTGATAGCTCTATTTTTGAAATTAGCAAGGATAAGATTCGTAAGAATTCGAGCTTTTGTAGTTTTTTTAGCCGTATGAGACGTGGATATCTTTATACTTATGCTTTGGAGCATGGATTTAACAAACTTGCTATCGCTCATCATCTTGATGACGCTGCTGAGAGCTTTTTTATGAATTTCACTTATAATGGAGCGCTAAGAACCCTAGCTCCAAAATACAAAGCCAAAAACGGTCTTATTTTGATCCGTCCACTTATAAATGTGCGTGAGCGTCAGCTAAGAGATAATGCTACTAGAAATGAGCTATTTGTCATTGGCGATGAGGCTTGTCCAGCGATGAGATTTGATGTGAAAATGCCGCACGCTAGACATGAGACAAAGGAACTTTTGGCAAATTTAGAAAGCCAAAATCCAAAATTATTCACCAGCTTACAAGCTGCTTTTGAAAATATACACAAAGATACGTTTTTTGATCTAGATGATTTAAATTTAGAAGATTAA
- a CDS encoding 5'-methylthioadenosine/adenosylhomocysteine nucleosidase → MKIAILGAMSDEIAPLLDKLQNYETVKYAKNEFYLAKYKNHDLVIAYSKIGKVNSTLTATLLIEKFKCEMLLFTGVAGALNEKLKIGDILYTTSTVQHDLDISAFGHPYGYVPGINVYEKTDDKLNEIAKIVAAKNGINLVGGVIASGDQFICDPVKKEWIKSTFDADAVEMEGASVGQVCATLDIPYFLMRAISDEANGGAEIDFDKFLEEVAQKSAKFVLGMVEYL, encoded by the coding sequence ATGAAAATAGCAATCCTTGGGGCTATGTCAGATGAGATAGCCCCACTTTTAGATAAACTTCAAAATTACGAAACTGTAAAATACGCTAAAAACGAGTTTTATTTAGCTAAATATAAAAATCATGACCTTGTTATAGCTTATTCAAAGATAGGCAAGGTAAACTCTACGCTAACTGCTACATTGCTTATAGAAAAATTTAAGTGTGAGATGTTGTTATTTACAGGAGTTGCTGGGGCTTTAAATGAAAAGCTAAAAATCGGCGATATCCTTTATACTACAAGCACAGTTCAGCACGATCTTGATATAAGTGCGTTTGGGCATCCTTATGGCTATGTCCCTGGTATAAATGTCTATGAAAAAACAGATGATAAGCTTAATGAGATTGCTAAAATAGTTGCTGCTAAAAATGGCATAAATCTTGTCGGTGGAGTTATAGCTAGCGGGGATCAATTTATATGTGACCCTGTGAAAAAAGAGTGGATCAAATCAACTTTTGATGCTGATGCTGTCGAGATGGAGGGTGCTAGCGTGGGTCAAGTATGCGCTACTCTTGATATCCCGTATTTTTTAATGCGTGCTATCAGCGATGAAGCAAATGGTGGCGCGGAGATTGATTTTGATAAATTCCTTGAAGAAGTAGCTCAAAAATCAGCTAAATTTGTTCTTGGTATGGTAGAGTATCTATGA
- the fabD gene encoding ACP S-malonyltransferase yields MNSAFLFPGQGSQSFGMGLEIYENFSVAKELLDSASDFCGIDFKELMFKENDKLGLSEFTQPAIVLNSFMTYLAFKDSSNLTPKFSLGHSLGEFSALGVSGGLDMLECIKLVNLRGKFMTKACMGKGAGMMVILGLSDEKVEEICLNSRSNKSVWAANYNCDGQIVVAGVKDDLASLEATFKEAGAKRAMLLDMSVASHCPILEEASLSLADELKTVIKDSFAPVVSNVTSHKYSTKSDALELLKEQLVKPVLYKQSIKNYEDEVDCFIEFGASVLKGMNKKITSKPTFSISNLSSLEEALKELA; encoded by the coding sequence ATGAATAGTGCATTTTTATTTCCAGGTCAAGGCTCTCAGAGCTTTGGCATGGGTCTTGAAATCTATGAGAATTTCAGTGTGGCAAAAGAGCTTTTAGATAGTGCGAGTGATTTTTGTGGTATTGACTTTAAAGAGTTAATGTTTAAAGAAAATGACAAACTTGGACTTTCTGAATTTACCCAACCAGCAATAGTTTTAAACTCTTTTATGACTTATCTTGCTTTTAAAGATTCATCAAATTTAACCCCAAAATTTAGCCTAGGTCACTCTTTGGGTGAGTTTTCTGCTCTTGGTGTGAGTGGTGGGCTAGATATGCTTGAGTGTATCAAACTTGTAAATTTGCGTGGTAAATTTATGACTAAAGCTTGCATGGGTAAGGGAGCTGGAATGATGGTTATACTTGGTTTATCAGATGAAAAAGTAGAAGAAATTTGCCTGAATTCACGTTCAAATAAGAGCGTTTGGGCTGCGAACTACAACTGCGATGGCCAAATAGTAGTAGCTGGAGTAAAAGATGATCTAGCGTCATTGGAAGCCACTTTCAAAGAAGCTGGAGCTAAAAGAGCAATGCTACTTGATATGAGCGTGGCTAGCCATTGCCCTATTTTAGAAGAGGCGAGTTTGAGCCTTGCTGATGAGCTAAAAACTGTTATAAAAGATAGCTTTGCTCCGGTTGTTTCAAACGTAACATCTCACAAATACTCTACAAAATCTGATGCGCTTGAGCTTCTAAAAGAGCAGTTGGTTAAGCCAGTTTTATACAAACAAAGTATCAAAAACTATGAAGATGAAGTAGATTGTTTTATTGAGTTTGGAGCTAGTGTTTTAAAAGGTATGAATAAAAAAATCACATCAAAACCTACATTTAGCATATCAAATTTAAGCTCACTTGAAGAGGCGCTAAAGGAGCTAGCATGA
- a CDS encoding FKBP-type peptidyl-prolyl cis-trans isomerase — MSKVIKMFYELKDAKTGELLESNIDSQEIAFVSGKNQVLEALEAGVLNLKAGESTVVTILAADGVGEYDESALQVLPKEQFAGIELNVGMELFGEGEDGSTVRVTVKNISDNEVTVDFNHPYAGKDLEFNVKVTENRDADADEEATGVVAMPHVCGCGGHGHHHHEEGHECCGGHGHHHHDDKDECCGGEHHDKDGGGCCGKHHH; from the coding sequence ATGTCAAAAGTAATAAAAATGTTTTATGAACTAAAAGACGCTAAAACTGGCGAACTTTTAGAGTCAAATATTGATTCACAAGAAATAGCATTTGTAAGTGGAAAAAATCAAGTTTTAGAAGCTTTAGAAGCTGGTGTTTTAAATTTAAAAGCTGGAGAAAGCACAGTTGTTACTATTTTAGCAGCTGATGGTGTTGGCGAGTATGATGAGAGTGCACTTCAAGTGCTTCCAAAAGAGCAATTTGCTGGTATTGAGCTAAATGTCGGTATGGAGCTTTTTGGTGAGGGAGAAGATGGAAGCACTGTAAGAGTAACAGTAAAAAATATCAGTGATAATGAAGTCACAGTCGATTTCAACCATCCTTACGCTGGCAAAGATTTAGAGTTTAATGTAAAAGTAACTGAGAATAGAGATGCTGACGCTGATGAAGAAGCAACTGGCGTCGTAGCTATGCCTCACGTATGCGGATGTGGCGGTCATGGTCATCACCACCATGAAGAGGGTCATGAGTGCTGCGGCGGACACGGACACCATCATCATGATGACAAAGATGAGTGTTGTGGTGGCGAGCATCATGACAAAGATGGCGGCGGATGCTGCGGAAAACATCATCACTAA
- a CDS encoding tetratricopeptide repeat protein: MRRTLLVIALLWAVTLNAEVSVFDAGNLDKENPYGLTENEKILLKNKQKVEKLNQNIGSVQSDISYAQESIEGLRTVVDGLNQSSVNLDTRISELENKININDVNVTNEITDLKKIVKKNQAIQEENYKKITKAISELSSLIDSINSSKTGNVAGQNEQTPSDNIEKKSNLDGKSLADILKDADNAYKKKDYVNAKAYFEHLADKNHKPAYSNFMLGEIEYAQKNYLQAIPYYQNSVELYDKADYMPKLLYHTAISFDKTGDKKSANKFYGALKQAYPDSKEAKASPNRK; the protein is encoded by the coding sequence ATGAGAAGAACTTTATTAGTTATAGCCCTTTTATGGGCTGTAACTTTAAATGCTGAAGTTTCAGTATTTGATGCAGGCAACCTTGATAAAGAAAATCCTTACGGCCTTACCGAAAACGAAAAAATTCTATTAAAAAACAAACAAAAAGTCGAAAAATTAAACCAAAATATTGGAAGTGTTCAATCCGATATAAGCTATGCTCAAGAGAGTATAGAGGGACTTCGAACCGTGGTAGATGGATTAAATCAATCTAGTGTAAATTTAGATACTAGAATTTCTGAGCTTGAAAATAAAATCAATATTAATGATGTAAATGTCACTAATGAAATTACAGATTTAAAAAAGATTGTTAAAAAAAATCAAGCTATCCAAGAAGAAAATTACAAAAAAATTACCAAAGCAATTTCTGAGTTAAGCTCTTTAATTGATTCTATAAACTCTAGTAAAACTGGAAATGTCGCAGGTCAAAACGAACAAACACCAAGCGATAATATAGAAAAAAAATCAAATTTAGATGGTAAATCTTTAGCTGATATACTAAAAGATGCAGACAATGCATATAAGAAAAAAGACTACGTAAACGCAAAAGCGTATTTTGAGCATTTGGCAGATAAAAATCACAAACCAGCATATTCAAATTTTATGCTTGGTGAGATAGAATATGCTCAAAAAAACTATCTTCAAGCTATACCGTATTATCAAAATAGTGTAGAGCTATATGATAAGGCAGATTATATGCCAAAGCTTTTATATCATACAGCAATTAGCTTTGATAAAACTGGTGACAAAAAAAGTGCCAATAAATTTTATGGGGCATTAAAACAAGCTTACCCAGATAGTAAAGAAGCAAAAGCTTCACCAAATCGCAAATAA
- a CDS encoding OmpA family protein: MKNLVLVSAVAGALFMAGCSSKAPEVDMNANANNNSGSMSSTDMSDAERLSALASQIQSQVKNVYFDFDKFNIRSDMQGVVNTNASLFNQNGADALKVMVEGNCDEWGSDEYNYALGVKRAKAAKDALVNQGVSADRIEITSNGESKPVCTEKTKACDAQNRRDEFKVLP; encoded by the coding sequence ATGAAAAATTTAGTTTTAGTTTCAGCTGTTGCTGGTGCTTTGTTTATGGCTGGTTGTAGCTCAAAAGCTCCAGAAGTAGACATGAATGCCAATGCAAACAATAACTCAGGCTCTATGTCAAGTACTGATATGAGTGATGCAGAAAGATTAAGTGCTCTTGCAAGCCAAATACAAAGCCAAGTAAAAAATGTTTACTTTGATTTTGACAAATTTAACATTCGTTCAGATATGCAAGGTGTTGTAAATACAAACGCTTCACTATTTAACCAAAATGGTGCAGACGCTCTTAAAGTTATGGTTGAAGGTAACTGCGACGAGTGGGGTAGTGATGAATACAACTACGCTCTAGGCGTAAAAAGAGCTAAAGCTGCTAAAGATGCTTTAGTAAATCAAGGTGTTAGTGCTGATAGAATTGAAATTACAAGTAATGGTGAGAGCAAACCTGTATGTACTGAAAAAACAAAAGCTTGTGACGCTCAAAATCGTCGCGACGAGTTCAAAGTACTTCCATAA